A portion of the Streptococcus sp. Marseille-Q6470 genome contains these proteins:
- a CDS encoding bifunctional Cof-type HAD-IIB family hydrolase/peptidylprolyl isomerase: MDAKLRYKAKKIKIIFFDIDDTLRNSKTGFIPSTIPTVFKQLREKGILTGIATGRGIFGVVSEIKALKPDFFVTLNGAYIEDKKGNVIYSNKIAKDKVEEYITWTKEVGIDYGLVGSHAAKLSRRTEMISQAIDPIYPDLEVDPDFYQKEDIYQMWTFEEQGDDLVLPDTLASTLRMVRWHEHSSDVVPISGSKAAGVAKVVDQLGLKPENVMVFGDGLNDLELFDYAGISVAMGVSHEKIKEKADYITKTLEEDGIFDALEGFGMVEKELHFPQVDIETVEGPIATIKTNHGDMRVKLFPDHAPKTVANFIALSKDGYYDGVIFHRIIKDFMIQGGDPTGTGMGGESIYGESFEDEFSEELYNVRGALSMANAGPNTNGSQFFIVQNQHLPYSKKEIARGGWPEPIAEIYAEQGGTPHLDRRHTVFGQLADEASYEVLDAIAGVETGAMDKPVDDVVIETIEIED, encoded by the coding sequence ATGGATGCCAAGTTAAGATACAAGGCTAAGAAGATTAAGATTATCTTTTTTGATATAGATGATACTTTACGAAATTCAAAGACTGGCTTTATTCCAAGTACTATTCCAACAGTCTTTAAACAATTACGCGAAAAAGGAATCTTGACAGGAATTGCGACTGGTCGAGGCATTTTTGGTGTGGTCTCAGAGATTAAAGCCCTCAAACCTGATTTCTTTGTAACCTTGAATGGTGCTTATATTGAGGACAAAAAAGGTAATGTCATTTATAGTAATAAAATTGCTAAAGATAAGGTTGAAGAGTATATTACTTGGACCAAAGAAGTTGGGATTGATTATGGTTTGGTGGGAAGTCATGCTGCTAAACTATCAAGGCGAACAGAGATGATTAGCCAGGCGATTGACCCGATTTATCCTGATTTAGAGGTGGACCCTGATTTTTACCAAAAAGAAGATATTTATCAGATGTGGACCTTTGAGGAGCAGGGTGATGACCTTGTCTTGCCTGATACTTTGGCATCGACTTTACGTATGGTACGTTGGCATGAACATTCGTCAGATGTGGTGCCTATTTCTGGTTCTAAGGCAGCTGGAGTTGCCAAAGTGGTAGACCAATTAGGTCTTAAACCTGAAAATGTGATGGTTTTTGGGGACGGACTTAACGATTTAGAGCTCTTTGATTATGCAGGCATTAGTGTCGCTATGGGTGTTTCTCATGAAAAAATCAAAGAAAAAGCAGATTATATTACAAAAACATTAGAAGAAGATGGCATCTTTGATGCCTTAGAAGGATTTGGTATGGTAGAAAAAGAATTACATTTTCCACAAGTAGACATTGAAACAGTAGAAGGTCCAATTGCGACTATTAAGACAAATCATGGGGATATGCGTGTCAAACTTTTCCCTGATCACGCACCAAAAACAGTAGCCAACTTTATTGCTCTGTCAAAAGATGGTTACTATGACGGTGTGATTTTCCACCGTATTATTAAAGATTTTATGATTCAAGGTGGAGACCCAACTGGAACTGGTATGGGTGGAGAGTCTATCTATGGAGAGTCTTTTGAGGATGAGTTTTCAGAAGAACTTTACAATGTCCGTGGAGCCCTTTCTATGGCTAATGCTGGGCCAAATACAAATGGTAGCCAGTTCTTTATCGTACAGAACCAACACTTGCCATATTCTAAGAAAGAAATTGCTCGCGGTGGCTGGCCAGAACCAATTGCGGAAATTTATGCTGAACAAGGTGGGACTCCTCACCTAGACCGTCGTCATACTGTATTTGGTCAACTTGCGGATGAAGCTTCTTATGAAGTTCTGGACGCAATTGCAGGTGTCGAAACAGGCGCAATGGACAAGCCAGTTGACGACGTAGTCATTGAAACTATTGAAATTGAGGACTAA
- a CDS encoding GNAT family N-acetyltransferase: MNCTIRNMIKSDIESLSHGFMNQSWPGREEILARYFLEQESGEREVLVAEIDGAVAGYITILPDAKQGPFAGIAPELSDFNVFESFQNQGIGNLLMEEAENRVKLFSDKVTLGVGLHSGYGPAQRLYIKRGYIPDGSGVWYRNQPLEMNATIQNNDDLVLYLSKKFE, translated from the coding sequence ATGAATTGTACGATTAGAAATATGATTAAGTCTGATATTGAATCCTTATCTCATGGATTTATGAATCAAAGTTGGCCTGGTAGAGAGGAAATTTTGGCTAGATATTTTCTGGAACAGGAAAGTGGGGAGAGAGAAGTCTTAGTTGCAGAGATTGATGGTGCTGTAGCTGGCTACATTACTATTTTACCCGATGCTAAGCAGGGTCCCTTTGCTGGAATAGCACCAGAACTTTCAGATTTCAATGTCTTTGAGTCCTTTCAAAATCAAGGAATTGGAAACCTATTGATGGAAGAGGCAGAAAATCGAGTTAAGCTTTTTTCAGACAAAGTGACGTTGGGTGTAGGTTTGCACTCAGGCTATGGACCTGCCCAGAGATTGTACATCAAACGAGGCTATATTCCTGATGGTTCAGGCGTTTGGTATCGAAATCAGCCGTTGGAAATGAATGCGACTATTCAAAATAATGATGATTTAGTTCTGTACCTATCCAAGAAATTCGAATAA
- the rpsR gene encoding 30S ribosomal protein S18 has translation MAQQRRGGFKRRKKVDYIAANKIEYVDYKDTELLSRFVSERGKILPRRVTGTSAKNQRKVTTAIKRARVMALMPFVNED, from the coding sequence ATGGCTCAACAACGTCGTGGCGGATTCAAACGCCGTAAAAAAGTTGATTACATCGCAGCAAACAAAATTGAATATGTTGATTACAAAGATACTGAGCTTCTTAGCCGTTTCGTTTCAGAACGTGGGAAAATCCTTCCTCGTCGTGTAACAGGAACTTCAGCTAAAAACCAACGTAAAGTAACAACAGCTATCAAACGCGCTCGCGTAATGGCTTTGATGCCTTTCGTAAACGAAGATTAA
- the ssbA gene encoding single-stranded DNA-binding protein SsbA, with amino-acid sequence MINNVVLVGRMTRDAELRYTPSNVAVATFTLAVNRTFKSQNGEREADFINVVMWRQQAENLANWAKKGSLVGITGRIQTRSYDNQQGQRVYVTEVVAENFQMLESRSAREGQNGGAYSAPTANHAASTNSVPDFSRDENPFGATNPLDISDDDLPF; translated from the coding sequence ATGATTAACAATGTTGTACTTGTAGGGCGTATGACACGTGACGCTGAGTTACGTTATACCCCATCAAATGTAGCAGTTGCGACTTTTACTCTTGCAGTAAACCGTACATTCAAGAGTCAAAATGGCGAACGTGAGGCTGATTTTATCAATGTCGTTATGTGGCGCCAACAGGCTGAAAATCTTGCTAACTGGGCTAAAAAAGGCTCTCTTGTCGGGATTACAGGCCGTATTCAGACTCGTAGTTACGATAACCAGCAAGGACAACGTGTCTACGTGACAGAAGTCGTAGCTGAGAATTTCCAAATGTTGGAAAGCCGTAGTGCTCGTGAAGGACAAAATGGTGGAGCTTATTCTGCACCAACTGCGAATCATGCAGCTTCTACAAATTCAGTACCAGACTTTTCACGTGATGAAAATCCATTTGGAGCAACCAATCCTTTGGATATTTCAGATGATGATTTACCATTCTAA
- the rpsF gene encoding 30S ribosomal protein S6 codes for MAKYEILYIIRPNIEEEAKNALVARFDSILTDNGATVVESKDWEKRRLAYEIQDFREGLYHIVNVEANDDAALKEFDRLSKINADILRHMIVKLDA; via the coding sequence ATGGCTAAATACGAAATTCTTTATATCATTCGTCCAAACATTGAAGAAGAAGCGAAAAACGCTTTGGTAGCACGTTTTGACTCTATCTTGACTGACAACGGTGCAACTGTTGTTGAATCAAAAGATTGGGAAAAACGTCGTCTTGCATACGAAATCCAAGATTTCCGTGAAGGACTTTACCACATCGTTAACGTTGAAGCAAACGACGACGCAGCTCTTAAAGAGTTTGACCGTCTTTCAAAAATCAACGCTGACATTCTTCGTCACATGATCGTCAAACTTGACGCGTAA
- a CDS encoding CBS domain-containing protein, which translates to MAVKDFMTRKVVYISPDTTVAHAADLMREQGLHRLPVIENDKLVGLVTEGTIAEASPSKATSLSIFEMNYLLNKTKVKDVMIRDVVTVSGYASLEDATYLMLKNKIGILPVVDNGQLYGVITDRDVFSAFLEIAGYGEEGIRVRFITENEVGVLGKIVSLIVEENLNISHTVNIPRKDGKIVIEVQIEGSIDLSSLKKKFEDENILVDEITKTSAKKL; encoded by the coding sequence ATGGCAGTTAAAGATTTTATGACACGAAAGGTCGTTTATATCAGTCCTGATACGACTGTAGCGCACGCTGCAGATTTGATGCGCGAGCAAGGTCTGCACCGTCTCCCTGTTATTGAGAATGATAAATTAGTAGGCTTGGTAACAGAAGGGACAATCGCTGAAGCTAGTCCTTCAAAAGCGACAAGTCTTTCAATCTTCGAGATGAATTATCTGCTTAATAAGACAAAAGTAAAAGACGTCATGATTCGAGATGTTGTTACTGTCTCAGGCTATGCAAGTTTAGAAGATGCAACTTATCTCATGCTTAAAAATAAGATTGGTATTTTGCCAGTTGTTGACAATGGACAATTGTATGGAGTCATTACAGATCGTGATGTATTCAGTGCCTTTCTTGAAATCGCTGGTTATGGTGAAGAGGGAATCCGTGTTCGTTTTATCACAGAAAATGAAGTTGGAGTTTTAGGTAAGATTGTTTCTTTAATCGTTGAGGAAAATCTTAATATCTCTCATACCGTTAATATTCCACGTAAGGATGGTAAAATTGTTATTGAAGTACAAATTGAGGGAAGCATTGACCTTTCTTCATTGAAAAAGAAATTCGAGGATGAAAATATTCTCGTAGATGAAATTACAAAAACTTCTGCAAAAAAACTCTAA
- a CDS encoding ABC transporter ATP-binding protein produces MSMLKVENLSVHYGMIQAVRDVSFEVNEGEVVSLIGANGAGKTTILRTLSGLVRPSAGRIEFLGQEIQKMPAQKIVASGLSQVPEGRHVFPGLTVMENLEMGAFLKKNREENQANLKKVFSRFPRLEERKNQDAATLSGGEQQMLAMGRALMSTPKLLLLDEPSMGLAPIFIQEIFDIIRDIQKQGTTVLLIEQNANKALAIADRGYVLETGKIVLSGTGKELAASDEVRKAYLGG; encoded by the coding sequence ATGTCTATGTTAAAAGTTGAAAACCTCTCAGTACACTACGGTATGATTCAAGCTGTACGTGATGTGAGCTTTGAAGTCAATGAAGGAGAAGTTGTTTCTCTTATCGGTGCTAACGGTGCTGGTAAAACTACAATTCTTCGTACCCTATCAGGTCTTGTGCGTCCAAGTGCTGGTCGAATTGAATTTTTGGGACAAGAAATCCAAAAGATGCCTGCACAAAAGATTGTAGCATCAGGACTTTCTCAAGTACCAGAAGGTCGTCACGTTTTCCCTGGCTTGACAGTTATGGAAAACTTGGAGATGGGGGCCTTCCTTAAGAAAAATCGTGAAGAAAATCAAGCGAATTTGAAAAAAGTCTTTTCGCGTTTCCCACGTTTAGAAGAACGTAAGAACCAAGATGCTGCAACTCTATCAGGAGGAGAACAGCAGATGTTAGCCATGGGTCGTGCACTCATGTCAACGCCTAAACTTCTTTTATTAGATGAACCATCAATGGGTCTTGCTCCGATTTTTATCCAAGAAATTTTTGATATCATTCGGGATATTCAAAAGCAAGGTACAACCGTTCTTTTGATTGAGCAAAATGCCAATAAAGCACTTGCAATCGCAGATCGAGGCTATGTTCTTGAAACAGGTAAGATTGTTCTTTCAGGAACAGGAAAAGAACTCGCAGCATCAGACGAAGTCAGAAAAGCATATCTAGGTGGCTAA
- a CDS encoding ABC transporter ATP-binding protein, with protein MALLEVKNLTKHFGGLTAVGDVTLELNEGELVGLIGPNGAGKTTLFNLLTGVYEPSEGTVTLDGHLLNGKQPYKIAALGLGRTFQNIRLFKDLTVLDNVLIAFSNHHKQHVFASFLRLPAFYKNEKELKAKALELLNIFDLDGEAETLAKNLAYGQQRRLEIVRALATEPKILFLDEPAAGMNPQETAELTELIRRIKDEFKITIMLIEHDMSLVMEVTERIYVLEYGRLIAHGTPDEIKSNKRVIEAYLGGEA; from the coding sequence ATGGCATTACTTGAAGTAAAAAATTTAACCAAGCATTTTGGTGGTTTGACAGCTGTTGGAGATGTAACTCTTGAATTGAATGAAGGTGAACTTGTTGGTTTGATTGGACCGAACGGAGCTGGGAAAACAACTCTTTTCAATTTGCTGACAGGTGTGTATGAACCAAGCGAAGGAACAGTAACCTTGGATGGTCACTTGTTAAATGGCAAGCAACCCTATAAAATTGCTGCTCTTGGTTTAGGACGTACTTTCCAAAACATTCGTCTCTTTAAAGACTTAACTGTATTAGACAATGTTCTCATTGCATTTAGCAACCATCATAAACAACATGTATTTGCTAGTTTTTTGCGTCTGCCAGCTTTTTACAAGAATGAAAAAGAATTAAAAGCCAAAGCCCTAGAACTACTAAATATCTTCGATTTAGATGGTGAGGCTGAAACTTTAGCTAAAAACTTAGCTTATGGTCAACAACGTCGTTTGGAAATTGTTCGCGCCCTTGCTACAGAGCCTAAAATCCTCTTCTTGGATGAGCCTGCAGCAGGTATGAATCCACAAGAAACTGCAGAATTAACTGAATTAATTCGTCGTATCAAGGATGAATTTAAAATCACCATCATGCTGATTGAACATGATATGAGCTTGGTCATGGAAGTTACTGAGCGTATCTATGTCCTTGAGTATGGTCGTTTGATTGCTCATGGTACACCAGATGAAATCAAGAGTAATAAACGTGTTATCGAAGCTTATCTTGGAGGTGAAGCCTAA
- a CDS encoding branched-chain amino acid ABC transporter permease, which yields MKDNVKANILWILLLLLGYGAISLLVSLGVLNLFHIQILEQIGINIILAVGLNLIVGFSGQFSLGHAGFMAIGAYAAAIIGSKSPTYGAFFGAMLLGAIIAGLVALIVGIPTLRLKGDYLAVATLGVAEIIRICIVNGGELTNGAAGILGIPNFTTWQMVYFFAVITTIATLNFLRSPIGRLTLSVREDEIAAESVGVNTTKIKIIAFVFGAMTASIAGSLQAGFIGSVVPKDYSFINSINVLIIVVFGGLGSITGAIVAAVVLGILNMFLQDVASVRMIIYALALVLVMIFRPGGLLGTWELSLSRLFKKGKKEGQN from the coding sequence ATGAAAGATAACGTAAAAGCTAATATTCTCTGGATACTTCTTTTGTTACTCGGTTACGGTGCGATTAGTTTATTAGTTTCACTAGGAGTTCTAAACCTTTTCCATATTCAAATTCTAGAACAAATCGGTATTAACATTATTCTGGCTGTGGGTCTTAACCTTATCGTTGGTTTCTCTGGTCAATTTTCACTTGGACATGCTGGATTTATGGCTATCGGTGCCTATGCAGCAGCCATTATCGGTTCTAAATCTCCAACCTATGGAGCCTTCTTCGGAGCTATGCTACTTGGTGCCATTATTGCTGGTTTAGTTGCCCTCATCGTTGGTATTCCTACCTTACGTTTGAAAGGGGACTACCTTGCGGTTGCGACACTAGGTGTTGCTGAGATCATTCGAATCTGTATTGTTAATGGTGGTGAACTAACTAACGGAGCTGCTGGTATCCTTGGTATTCCAAACTTTACAACCTGGCAAATGGTATATTTCTTTGCTGTGATTACTACAATTGCAACACTTAATTTCCTTCGTAGTCCAATCGGTCGTCTAACTTTATCCGTTCGTGAAGATGAAATCGCTGCTGAATCAGTTGGGGTCAATACAACTAAAATCAAAATTATTGCTTTTGTATTCGGAGCTATGACTGCAAGTATCGCAGGTTCGCTTCAAGCAGGATTTATCGGTTCTGTCGTGCCTAAGGATTATAGTTTTATCAACTCTATTAACGTTTTGATTATCGTTGTATTTGGTGGCTTGGGATCCATTACAGGGGCGATTGTTGCTGCCGTTGTTCTTGGTATTTTGAATATGTTCCTTCAAGACGTTGCTAGCGTTCGTATGATTATCTATGCTTTGGCCTTGGTACTCGTTATGATTTTCAGACCAGGTGGTCTTCTTGGAACATGGGAATTGAGCCTATCACGTCTCTTTAAAAAAGGTAAGAAGGAGGGACAAAACTAA
- a CDS encoding branched-chain amino acid ABC transporter permease → MLQQLVNGLILGSVYALLALGYTMVYGIIKLINFAHGDIYMMGAFMGYFLINALHLNFFLALILSMIGSAILGVIIEFLAYRPLRHSTRISVLITAIGVSFLLEYGMVYLVGANTRAFPQAIQTVRYDLGPISLTNIQLLILTVSIVLMILLQLIVQKTKMGKAMRAVSVDSDAAQLMGINVNRTISFTFALGSALAGAAGVLIALYYNSLEPLMGMTPGIKSFVAAVLGGIGIIPGAALGGFVIGLLETFATAFGMSDYRDAIVYGILLLILIVRPAGILGKNVKEKV, encoded by the coding sequence ATGCTTCAACAACTTGTCAATGGTTTAATCTTGGGTAGTGTCTACGCCTTGCTAGCCCTGGGTTATACTATGGTTTATGGAATTATCAAGCTGATTAACTTTGCCCATGGTGATATTTATATGATGGGTGCTTTCATGGGTTATTTCTTGATCAATGCCCTCCATTTAAATTTCTTTTTAGCCTTAATTTTATCCATGATTGGTTCAGCTATCCTCGGTGTTATCATTGAGTTTTTAGCCTACCGTCCGCTACGTCATTCCACTCGTATCTCTGTATTGATTACTGCTATCGGGGTGTCCTTCTTGCTTGAGTACGGGATGGTCTATTTAGTTGGTGCTAATACACGTGCCTTTCCTCAAGCGATCCAAACAGTTCGTTATGACTTGGGGCCAATCAGTCTAACAAATATTCAATTGTTGATTTTGACGGTTTCGATTGTCTTGATGATTCTTTTGCAACTCATCGTACAAAAAACCAAGATGGGGAAAGCTATGCGTGCTGTATCTGTAGATAGTGATGCAGCTCAGTTGATGGGGATTAACGTAAATCGTACAATTAGCTTCACTTTTGCATTAGGTTCAGCATTGGCTGGTGCTGCGGGTGTCCTTATTGCACTTTACTATAATTCGTTAGAACCATTAATGGGTATGACTCCAGGTATTAAGTCTTTCGTTGCGGCCGTTCTTGGTGGTATCGGAATCATCCCTGGTGCAGCTCTCGGAGGTTTTGTAATTGGACTATTGGAAACTTTCGCAACGGCCTTTGGAATGTCAGATTACCGAGATGCCATCGTATATGGAATCTTACTCTTGATCTTGATTGTTCGACCAGCTGGTATCCTCGGTAAAAATGTGAAAGAGAAGGTGTAA
- a CDS encoding ABC transporter substrate-binding protein, producing MKKKFALSLVALASTALLAACGEVKSGASNTTGNPIDEKVVKIGFNFEETGAVASYGTSEQKGAQLAVDEINAAGGIDGKQIEVVDKDNKSETAEAASVSTNLVTQSKVAAIVGPATSGATAAAVANATQAGVPLISPSATQDGLTKGQDFLFIGTFQDSFQGKIISNYVSNKLNAKKVVLYTDNSSDYAKGIAKSFRDSFKGEIVADETFVSGDTDFQAALTKIKDKDFDAIVLPGYYTEAGKIVNQARGMGIDKPIIGGDGFNGAEFVQQATAERASNIYFISGFSTTVDVSDKAKAFLEAYRAKYNEDPSTFAALAYDSVYLVANAAKGAKTSVDIKNNLAKTQNFEGVTGQTSFDADHNTVKTAFMMTMNNGKVDAAEVVKP from the coding sequence ATGAAGAAAAAATTTGCATTGTCACTCGTAGCTCTTGCAAGTACAGCACTCTTAGCAGCTTGTGGGGAAGTGAAGTCAGGAGCTTCAAACACAACTGGTAACCCAATTGATGAAAAAGTTGTAAAAATTGGTTTCAACTTCGAAGAAACTGGTGCTGTAGCATCTTACGGTACTTCTGAGCAAAAGGGTGCTCAACTTGCAGTTGATGAAATCAACGCAGCAGGTGGTATCGATGGAAAACAAATCGAAGTAGTGGACAAAGATAACAAATCTGAAACTGCTGAAGCTGCTTCTGTTTCAACAAACCTTGTTACTCAATCTAAGGTAGCAGCTATCGTAGGACCTGCGACTTCAGGTGCGACTGCAGCAGCAGTAGCAAATGCTACACAAGCTGGAGTACCATTGATTTCTCCAAGTGCTACTCAAGATGGTTTGACTAAAGGTCAAGATTTCCTTTTCATCGGAACATTCCAAGATAGCTTCCAAGGAAAAATCATCTCAAACTACGTTTCAAATAAATTGAACGCTAAGAAAGTGGTCTTGTATACAGATAACTCAAGTGACTACGCTAAAGGTATTGCAAAATCTTTCCGTGATTCATTCAAAGGTGAAATCGTAGCAGACGAAACATTTGTATCAGGTGATACAGACTTCCAAGCAGCTTTGACAAAAATCAAAGATAAAGACTTTGATGCAATCGTATTGCCAGGTTACTACACAGAAGCTGGTAAGATTGTAAACCAAGCTCGTGGTATGGGAATTGATAAGCCAATCATTGGTGGTGACGGATTTAACGGTGCAGAATTTGTTCAACAAGCAACTGCTGAACGCGCATCAAATATCTACTTCATCTCAGGATTCTCAACTACTGTTGATGTTTCAGATAAAGCAAAAGCCTTCCTTGAAGCTTACCGTGCAAAATATAACGAAGATCCTTCAACATTTGCAGCTCTTGCTTATGACTCAGTTTACCTTGTAGCTAATGCTGCAAAAGGTGCAAAAACTTCAGTTGATATCAAGAACAATCTTGCTAAAACACAAAACTTCGAAGGTGTTACAGGTCAAACAAGCTTTGATGCAGATCATAACACTGTGAAAACAGCCTTCATGATGACCATGAATAATGGTAAAGTAGATGCGGCAGAAGTCGTAAAACCTTAA
- a CDS encoding YlbG family protein: protein MFQKENRSGLIIYLYYNRDAKKLANYGDICYHSKKHRYLQLYVPTEEVEELVNRLGKEKFIKKVRVCHIQELETPFVGNLYKTNENVII, encoded by the coding sequence ATGTTTCAAAAAGAGAATCGGTCTGGTCTGATTATCTATTTATACTATAATCGCGATGCTAAAAAACTCGCAAATTATGGTGATATTTGTTACCACTCAAAAAAACATCGTTACCTACAACTTTATGTCCCAACAGAAGAAGTGGAAGAGCTGGTAAATCGTTTAGGAAAAGAGAAATTTATCAAAAAAGTGAGAGTTTGTCATATTCAAGAATTGGAAACTCCTTTCGTTGGTAACCTATATAAAACCAACGAAAACGTTATCATTTAA
- the clpP gene encoding ATP-dependent Clp protease proteolytic subunit ClpP: MIPVVIEQTSRGERSYDIYSRLLKDRIIMLTGPVEDNMANSVIAQLLFLDAQDSTKDIYLYVNTPGGSVSAGLAIVDTMNFIKADVQTIVMGMAASMGTIIASSGAKGKRFMLPNAEYMIHQPMGGTGGGTQQTDMAIAAEHLLKTRKTLEQILADNSGKSVEQIHADAERDYWMSAQETLDYGFIDEIMANNSLN; the protein is encoded by the coding sequence ATGATTCCTGTAGTTATTGAACAAACAAGTCGTGGAGAACGCTCGTATGACATTTACTCACGTCTTCTTAAGGACCGCATTATCATGTTGACTGGACCAGTCGAAGACAATATGGCAAATTCAGTCATCGCCCAATTGCTTTTCTTGGATGCCCAAGATAGTACAAAAGATATTTACCTTTATGTAAACACTCCTGGAGGTTCTGTATCAGCTGGTTTGGCAATCGTTGATACTATGAACTTTATCAAGGCTGATGTCCAAACTATCGTTATGGGAATGGCAGCCTCAATGGGTACAATTATTGCTTCAAGTGGAGCAAAGGGCAAACGTTTCATGCTTCCAAATGCAGAATACATGATTCACCAACCAATGGGTGGTACAGGTGGTGGTACTCAGCAGACTGATATGGCCATCGCTGCTGAACACTTGCTTAAAACTCGTAAGACTTTAGAACAAATCCTAGCAGATAATTCTGGCAAATCAGTTGAGCAAATCCACGCAGACGCTGAACGTGATTACTGGATGAGTGCCCAAGAAACTCTTGACTACGGTTTTATTGACGAAATTATGGCTAATAATTCTTTGAATTAA
- the upp gene encoding uracil phosphoribosyltransferase: MGKLEVINHPLIQHKLSILRRTDTSTKAFRELVDEIAMLMGYEVLRDLPLEDVEIETPITKTVQKQLAGKKLAIVPILRAGIGMVDGLLSLVPAAKVGHIGMYRDEETLQPVEYLVKLPEDIDQRQIFVVDPMLATGGSAILAVDSLKKRGASNIKFVCLVSAPEGVKALQAAHPDVEIFTAALDERLNEHGYIVPGLGDAGDRLFGTK; encoded by the coding sequence ATGGGAAAACTTGAAGTTATTAATCATCCACTGATTCAACACAAATTGTCAATCTTGCGTCGAACTGACACTTCTACAAAAGCTTTTCGTGAGCTAGTTGATGAAATTGCAATGTTGATGGGATATGAAGTACTTCGTGATCTTCCACTTGAAGACGTAGAAATCGAAACACCAATCACAAAAACTGTTCAAAAACAATTGGCTGGTAAAAAATTGGCGATTGTCCCAATCTTGCGTGCAGGTATTGGGATGGTTGATGGACTATTGAGTTTGGTTCCAGCAGCTAAAGTTGGTCACATTGGTATGTACCGTGATGAAGAGACCCTTCAACCAGTAGAATACTTGGTAAAATTACCTGAAGATATTGACCAACGTCAAATTTTTGTAGTTGATCCTATGCTTGCAACAGGTGGATCAGCGATTTTGGCTGTTGACTCCCTCAAAAAACGTGGTGCTTCAAACATCAAGTTTGTCTGCCTTGTATCAGCTCCAGAAGGTGTGAAGGCACTTCAAGCAGCACACCCTGATGTAGAAATCTTTACAGCAGCTTTGGATGAACGCTTGAACGAACACGGCTATATTGTTCCAGGTCTTGGTGACGCAGGAGACCGCTTGTTCGGTACAAAATAA
- a CDS encoding cytidine/deoxycytidylate deaminase family protein — protein sequence MTEKRLAWDEYFAAQALLIANRSTCKRAKVGAVLVKDNKVISTGYNGSVSGTEHCIDHDCLVIEGHCVRTLHAEVNAILQGAERGVPKGFTAYVTHFPCLNCTKQLLQVGCERVVYINQYRMDDYAQYLYQEKGTELTHLPLETVQTALQEADLI from the coding sequence ATGACTGAAAAAAGACTGGCTTGGGATGAGTACTTCGCTGCTCAAGCCCTATTGATTGCTAATCGGTCGACCTGTAAACGTGCCAAGGTAGGAGCTGTTTTAGTCAAGGACAATAAGGTTATTTCGACCGGCTATAATGGATCAGTGTCGGGGACAGAGCATTGTATTGATCATGACTGTCTTGTGATTGAGGGGCACTGTGTCCGTACCCTTCATGCAGAAGTAAATGCCATTTTACAAGGGGCAGAACGTGGCGTTCCAAAAGGATTTACAGCATATGTTACACATTTCCCATGCCTCAATTGTACCAAACAATTACTTCAAGTAGGATGCGAGCGTGTTGTGTATATCAATCAATACCGCATGGACGATTATGCTCAGTATCTTTATCAAGAAAAAGGGACAGAATTAACACATTTACCACTTGAAACTGTTCAAACAGCACTTCAAGAAGCAGATTTGATATAG